TCGAACTGACCAGAGCAAAACAGTGGGTTCGTGAGGGCGAGTTTACCCAGGCGTTTGACACACTGCAATCGCTCAAAAGCAGCCACCCTAACAATCCGATTGTCATGGATCTGCTGAAAACCACCTATCTAGAACTGAAACTGTGGCAACCTCTACTCGATTTGCTGCCAAGCTTGCAGAAATCCGGTCATATTAGCCAGCCAGAGATGGAACGGGTCAGTTTGCAAGCTCATTGCGGCCAGCTCATTGATATTGCGACGCAGAAAGGCAGTGAAGGGCTCATCGCTTATTGGAATGGACTGAGCAAAAAGCTTAAGCTAGAAGAAACGCTCATCACCTGTTTTGTACAACAGTTGATCGCACGTAAAGCCGATCATGAGGCCCTGACTGTCATCAAAGAAGCACTGAAAAAAACGGCCTCTAGCAAACTGTATGCGCTATTGCCAGAACTTAACCTCTCCGATAGCCACCCAGTGATAGTACTGCTTGAGGAAGCGACAAAGCGCGACAATAGCAACGCAGAAGCGCACAGCGCTTTGGCCCAACTCTACTTACGCGAAAAGAAATGGGCATTGGCACAGACACACTTTGAACAAGCACTTAACGTGCGCTCCAGTGTCTCTGACTACGCTTACCTAGCAGAAGCCCTAGAAAAGCAAGATCTCAATAAAGCAGCTCATGAGGTTTCACGCAAAGCACTTACCCTTGTGCAGAATGGGTGAACGACTGAAACGAAAAAACCGGCGTTATCGCCGGTTTTTTTATGTCATTTTGCAACCACAACTCTTATACCAATCCATTCAGATAAAAATAAGGTCTGCAATCTTAGCTCATTTTAAGAGGACGACTCTCCTAGCCAAATTGTCTAATTTACCTGAGATCTGGTTAAGCCAGAACTAAGCAATTATACCAATCTAAGTAAAAATATGATCTAATTGATGTCATTCAACGATAAAACTTATTCGCTATGGACAGTCTCAATAATATCGACTTTAAAAAGCTCGCAAGCCAGCAGAAATCTATTCAGATGAAAATGAGACTGCTGGCCCTCGCTCATTTCAAAGATGGACACTCTCGCACCCAAATCGCCAAGTTTCTTATGGTGAGCCGAACCAGTGTTAATAAGTGGGTTCACACTTTTCTTGAAGAAGGATTAGAAGGGCTGAAGGAAAAGCCAAGAACGGGACGACCACCCTTCTTAACTTCTGAGCAAAGAGAGCAATTGAGCCAATACATAAAAGATAAAGCCAATGATACACAAGGCGGACGACTGACTGGGGCCGACATCCACGCTTATATCGTGAAAGAATTTGGCCAGCACTACCACCCTGATTCTATCTATTACCTGCTCGACCACATGGGCTTTTCATGGATAACTTCCCGCTCAAAACACCCCAAGCAATCTCAAGAAGTCCAAGACGATTTTAAAAAAATTCAAAATTGAAACGATCCTGAAGATCCCAGGATATATCGCTCTAGAGCATGTGGATGTCTGGTTTCAAGATGAAGCCAGATTTGGGCAACAAAACACGACAACACGGTTATGGGCAGAGAAAGGAACACGCCCCAGAGCCGTGAAGCAACAACAATTTGAATATGCGTATCTGTTTGGCTCTGTCTGTCCCGCGAGAGGGATTGGCGAAGCGATGGTCGTTCCTTGGGTGAATAAAGAGATCATGATCGAGCATTTAAAGCAAATATCGGCAATCACTGAAAAAGGGCGTCATGCCGTCATCATTATGGATGGGGCGAGTTGGCATACCAATGACATTGCAGAACCGTTTAGCAATGTCAGTATCATCAAGCTCCCGCCCTATTCACCAGAGCTCAACCCGATAGAACAAGTGTGGAGCTGGCTCAGACAACACTATCTTGCCAATCAGAGTTTTACCGATTATGAGGATATCGTGGAGAAAGTGTGCAAGGCTTGGAATCGATTCTTGGACAGTACAGATAGGGTTAGCAAAATGTGCATAAGAGAGTGGATTGACCTGACCAGTTAATTTTCCAGATTGGTATTACTCTCTAACAGCTCAAACTCTTGAGCTGTTAGATCTAGACTGGGCTTTCTATCCCTCAAGCAGTAAGCAATTAATCCTCCCAACAGATTCAGGATAAAACCATGCATACTGCGATGGCGAGAATGCTCGATATACGAAATGTTCTTCAACTGGTCATTCACTGTCCCGATAATAAAGCGTTTTTTCAGTAACGCTCGGTCCCATAAAGAGAGAAATTTCTTCTTCATGTTCTTACGAACAGTGGTAATGAGTTCAACGCCCTTATCCAGAAGCTCACCTGTTAAAGCTTTGCTGATATAGCCTTTATCACCGTAAAGTTTCCCCCAGATTGCATCAGCCATCTCTGGTACTGGCTTTCTGTCATCTTCATTGCCTTTAGTCAACTTGAGGGCGACAAGCTCGCCTAGGTGATTGATGATCAGATGAAGTTTAAAGCCAAAAGACCAGCCCATCGTCCCCTTTCCATGGCAGGCAACCCCTTCAAACACTTTATTTCTTTTGGCTCGAATGATGTGGCAAACCTCAATCTTGGTCGAGTCTACAAACTGGATACCTGTAGGTTTACCTAGCTTTGATGTCAGATAACTGCACATTGGCACGACCACGCTAGCCGTCATACCAAGGAATCTCGTGTAACTTAAAAGGTTTGGAAAGTATTTGGTCAGATTACGGCACACATAGAGCAAATAGTAGCTCTTGAAATCTCGATAGTGGGATTGGTGAAAGTGAATAAGGATGGTCATTATCTCAGCTGGAGATAGCTTACATGCCCTACGGCGCTTGAGTTCACCGATTTCGATGAGTTGCTGTTGCCACTGCTCAATAAACAACTGACAGAAATCATCGACATCACAGAAGGTTTCAATTAATTTGTCCATGCTCGTTCCTTGGAGGTATCTGTTCCTTTTGGTCGAATGATCAGATCGGGGAACGAGCAATTAGTTCCTCTGTTAGCTCAGTTTCTTATCCAGAGTTCAGGTTAATTTCTAAAAGTGAGTCGCACTAGCGTAAATAAATGGGTTTGAATCTTTTTAGAGGAAAGACTAGAAGGCCTTCAAGAAAAACCAAGGATCAGAAATTATACCAATCTAAGTAAAAATATGATCTAATTGATGTCATTCAACGATAAAACTTATTCGCTATGGACAGTCTCAATAATATCGACTTTAAAAAGCTCGCAAGCCAGCAGAAATCTATTCAGATGAAAATGAGACTGCTGGCCCTCGCTCATTTCAAAGATGGACACTCTCGCACCCAAATCGCCAAGTTTCTTATGGTGAGCCGAACCAGTGTTAATAAGTGGGTTCACACTTTTCTTGAAGAAGGATTAGAAGGGCTGAAGGAAAAGCCAAGAACGGGACGACCACCCTTCTTAACTTCTGAGCAAAGAGAGCAATTGAGCCAATACATAAAAGATAAAGCCAATGATACACAAGGCGGACGACTGACTGGGGCCGACATCCACGCTTATATCGTGAAAGAATTTGGCCAGCACTACCACCCTGATTCTATCTATTACCTGCTCGACCACATGGGCTTTTCATGGATAACTTCCCGCTCAAAACACCCCAAGCAATCTCAAGAAGTCCAAGACGATTTTAAAAAAATTCAAAATTGAAACGATCCTGAAGATCCCAGGATATATCGCTCTAGAGCATGTGGATGTCTGGTTTCAAGATGAAGCCAGATTTGGGCAACAAAACACGACAACACGGTTATGGGCAGAGAAAGGAACACGCCCCAGAGCCGTGAAGCAACAACAATTTGAATATGCGTATCTGTTTGGCTCTGTCTGTCCCGCGAGAGGGATTGGCGAAGCGATGGTCGTTCCTTGGGTGAATAAAGAGATCATGATCGAGCATTTAAAGCAAATATCGGCAATCACTGAAAAAGGGCGTCATGCCGTCATCATTATGGATGGGGCGAGTTGGCATACCAATGACATTGCAGAACCGTTTAGCAATGTCAGTATCATCAAGCTCCCGCCCTATTCACCAGAGCTCAACCCGATAGAACAAGTGTGGAGCTGGCTCAGACAACACTATCTTGCCAATCAGAGTTTTACCGATTATGAGGATATCGTGGAGAAAGTGTGCAAGGCTTGGAATCGATTCTTGGACAGTACAGATAGGGTTAGCAAAATGTGCATAAGAGAGTGGATTGACCTGACCAGTTAATTTTCCAGATTGGTATTATACAGTCGTTATTATGGATCGCACTGGGTGGTATACGGAAAAGTACGGTAGGAATTGACAATGCATTTAATAACGTCAGTGTCATAAAACGGCTGCTCTATTCACCATAGCTCAATCCAATTAAACAAGTATCGAGTTGGCTGCGACCACGCTATTTAGCGAAGCAACCTTTTACTAACCACCACGATATTGTCGAGAAGATATGTCACGCATGGAATCGATTTTTGGAATGCGCTGGTAGGGTGAAAACCATGTACAAATGAGATTGGATTGAGCTGACCCGTTAATTTTCCAGATTGGATTCATTCGCCGATAGACGAACAAAAACGGTAAAGACGAAAAAGCCCCGCTGTTTCCAGCGAGGCTTATTAATAAGTGGCGGAGCGGACGGGACTCGAACCCGCGACCCCCGGCGTGACAGGCCGGTATTCTAACCGACTGAACTACCGCTCCGCATCAGTTAGACTGTAAGTCTGGTATCAGGCAATGCCTAACACGATATTTAAAGCCTGGCGATGTCCTACTCTCACATGGGGAAACCCCACACTACCATCGGCGCTGTTTCGTTTCACTTCTGAGTTCGGGATGGAGTCAGGTGGGTCCAAAACGCTATGGTCGCCAAGCAAATTCTTTCTCTCTATTTCTAGAGAATAATCTGGAAAGCTGTTTACGTTCTTTTTAACACATTCAAGTTTTTGTTCTTGTTTTGAGTCCATCAAAACCCTTTGGGTGTTGTATGGTTAAGCCTCACGGGCAATTAGTACAGGTTAGCTCAACACCTCACAGCGCTTACACACCCTGCCTATCAACGTTCTAGTCTCGAACAACCCTTTAGGACAGTTAAACTGTCAGGGAAGACTCATCTCAGGGCTCGCTTCCCGCTTAGATGCTTTCAGCGGTTATCGATTCCGAACTTAGCTACCGGGCAATGCGTCTGGCGACACAACCCGAACACCAGAGGTTCGTCCACTCCGGTCCTCTCGTACTAGGAGCAGCCCCCTTCAATCTTCCAACGCCCACGGCAGATAGGGACCGAACTGTCTCACGACGTTCTAAACCCAGCTCGCGTACCACTTTAAATGGCGAACAGCCATACCCTTGGGACCGACTTCAGCCCCAGGATGTGATGAGCCGACATCGAGGTGCCAAACACCGCCGTCGATATGAACTCTTGGGCGGTATCAGCCTGTTATCCCCGGAGTACCTTTTATCCGTTGAGCGATGGCCCTTCCATTCAGAACCACCGGATCACTATGACCTGCTTTCGCACCTGCTCGAACCGTCATTCTCGCAGTTAAGCGGGCTTATGCCATTGCACTAACCTCACGATGTCCAACCGTGATTAGCCCACCTTCGTGCTCCTCCGTTACTCTTTGGGAGGAGACCGCCCCAGTCAAACTACCCACCAGGCACTGTCCGCGACCCCGATGAGGGGCCAACGTTAGAACATCAAACATACAAGGGTGGTATTTCAAGGACGGCTCCAACGCAACTGGCGTCACGTCTTCAAAGCCTCCCACCTATCCTACACATGTAGGTTCAATGTTCAGTGCCAAGCTGTAGTAAAGGTTCACGGGGTCTTTCCGTCTAGCCGCGGGTACACTGCATCTTCACAGCGATTTCAATTTCACTGAGTCTCGGGTGGAGACAGCGTGGCCATCATTACGCCATTCGTGCAGGTCGGAACTTACCCGACAAGGAATTTCGCTACCTTAGGACCGTTATAGTTACGGCCGCCGTTTACCGGGGCTTCGATCAAGAGCTTCGCTTACGCTAACCCCATCAATTAACCTTCCGGCACCGGGCAGGCGTCACACCGTATACGTCATCTTGCGATTTTGCACAGTGCTGTGTTTTTAATAAACAGTTGCAGCCACCTGGTATCTGCGACTCTCGTCAGCTCCATCCGCGAGGGACTTCACCATCAAGAGCGTACCTTCTCCCGAAGTTACGGTACCATTTTGCCTAGTTCCTTCACCCGAGTTCTCTCAAGCGCCTTGGTATTCTCTACCCGACCACCTGTGTCGGTTTGGGGTACGATTCCATCAAATCTGAAGCTTAGAGGCTTTTCCTGGAAGCATGGCATCAATGACTTCACTACCGTAGTAGCTCGACGTCGTGTCTCAGCCTATCGAGTGTCCGGATTTACCTAAACACTCAGCCTACGCACTTGAACCTGGACAACCGTCGCCAGGCCCACCTAGCCTTCTCCGTCCCCCCATCGCAATTTGATCGAGTACAGGAATATTAACCCGTTTCCCATCGACTACGCCTTTCGGCCTCGCCTTAGGGGTCGACTCACCCTGCCCCGATTAACGTTGGACAGGAACCCTTGGTCTTCCGGCGGGGAGGTTTTTCACCCCCCTTGTCGTTACTCATGTCAGCATTCGCACTTCTGATACCTCCAGCATGCTTTACAACACACCTTCAACGGCTTACAGAACGCTCCCCTACCCAATGTTCCAAGAACATTGCCGCAGCTTCGGTTTACAACTTAGCCCCGTTACATCTTCCGCGCAGGCCGACTCGACTAGTGAGCTATTACGCTTTCTTTAAATGATGGCTGCTTCTAAGCCAACATCCTAGCTGTCTAAGCCTTCCCACATCGTTTCCCACTTAGCTGTAATTTGGGACCTTAGCTGGCGGTCTGGGTTGTTTCCCTCTCCACGACGGACGTTAGCACCCGCCGTGTGTCTCCCGGATAGTACTTACTGGTATTCGGAGTTTGCAAAGGGTTGGTAAGTCGGGATGACCCCCTAGCCTTAACAGTGCTCTACCCCCAGTAGTATTCGTCCGAGGCGCTACCTAAATAGCTTTCGGGGAGAACCAGCTATCTCCGAGTTTGATTGGCCTTTCACCCCTAGCCACAAGTCATCCGCTAATTTTTCAACATTAGTCGGTTCGGTCCTCCAGTTGATGTTACTCAACCTTCAACCTGCCCATGGCTAGATCACTCGGTTTCGGGTCTAATGCTAGCAACTATACGCCCAGTTAAGACTCGGTTTCCCTACGGCTCCCCTATACGGTTAACCTTGCTACTAACATTAAGTCGCTGACCCATTATACAAAAGGTACGCAGTCACAGGACAAAGCCTGCTCCTACTGCTTGTACGTACACGGTTTCAGGTTCTATTTCACTCCCCTCACAGGGGTTCTTTTCGCCTTTCCCTCACGGTACTGGTTCACTATCGGTCAGTCAGGAGTATTTAGCCTTGGAGGATGGTCCCCCCATATTCAGACAGGATAACACGTGTCCCGCCCTACTCGATTTCACTGAACATGCGCCTATGACTACGGGACTATCACCCGGTATCGTTGGCCTTTCCAGACCATTCGTCTAACGCATGTAAAGCTTAAGGGCTAATCCAATTTCGCTCGCCGCTACTTTCGGAATCTCGGTTGATTTCTTTTCCTCGGGGTACTTAGATGTTTCAGTTCTCCCGGTTCGCTTCGCTGCACTATGTATTCATGCAGCGATACTTACTTATGTAAGTGGGTTTCCCCATTCGGAAATCGGTGACTCAAGTGGCTCTTACTGCCTCATCACCGCTTATCGCAAGTTAGTACGTCCTTCATCGCCTCTGACTGCCAAGGCATCCACCGTGTACGCTTAGTCACTTAACCATACAACCCCAAAGGGTCTTCTGTTTAAACAACCAAAGTTCGCTATCTCATTATTTGAATGAGCGAGATAGCATTGATTTGCCGGACTCAATTTTGAATTGTCACTATAAGTGACATTCCCAAGAACACTTGAATGTGTTTTGTTGGTGTTTGTCATCAAGACAAACATTGAGAACTTTACAAGTAATCTATCCATAAAGATAAATTACTTTGTCAGCTTTCCAAATTGTTAAAGAGCAAGATTTAACTTTCTATTGAAAGAAAGAAACCATGTTTAAAAGCACTCATTGAATGCGCTTAAAGATGGTGGAGCTAAGCAGGATCGAACTGCTGACCTCCTGCGTGCAAGGCAGGCGCTCTCCCAGCTGAGCTATAGCCCCATCAATAGTGGTGGGTCTGAGTGGACTCGAACCACCGACCTTACGCTTATCAGGCGTACGCTCTAACCACCTGAGCTACAGACCCACTAAATGCTCTAATCTAAACCGTATCAATCTGTGTGAACACTCATCGCAATAATCATCGTATAAGGAGGTGATCCAGCGCCAGGTTCCCCTAGCGCTACCTTGTTACGACTTCACCCCAGTCATGAACCACACCGTGGTGATCGTCCTCCCCTAATCTCGAAAGAAAAGGGGTTAAACTAACCACTTCTGGTGCAGCCCACTCCCATGGTGTGACGGGCGGTGTGTACAAGGCCCGGGAACGTATTCACCGTGGCATTCTGATCCACGATTACTAGCGATTCCGACTTCATGGAGTCGAGTTGCAGACTCCAATCCGGACTACGACGCACTTTTTGGGATTCGCTCACTTTCGCAAGTTGGCCGCCCTCTGTATACGCCATTGTAGCACGTGTGTAGCCCTACTCGTAAGGGCCATGATGACTTGACGTCGTCCCCACCTTCCTCCGGTTTATCACCGGCAGTCTCCCTGGAGTTCCCGACATGACTCGCTGGCAAACAAGGATAAGGGTTGCGCTCGTTGCGGGACTTAACCCAACATTTCACAACACGAGCTGACGACAGCCATGCAGCACCTGTCTCAGAGCTCCCGAAGGCACACCTGCGTCTCCGCTGGCTTCTCTGGATGTCAAGAGTAGGTAAGGTTCTTCGCGTTGCATCGAATTAAACCACATGCTCCACCGCTTGTGCGGGCCCCCGTCAATTCATTTGAGTTTTAATCTTGCGACCGTACTCCCCAGGCGGTCTACTTAACGCGTTAGCTCCGAAAGCCACGGCTCAAGGCCACAACCTCCAAGTAGACATCGTTTACGGCGTGGACTACCAGGGTATCTAATCCTGTTTGCTCCCCACGCTTTCGCATCTGAGTGTCAGTATCTGTCCAGGGGGCCGCCTTCGCCACCGGTATTCCTTCAGATCTCTACGCATTTCACCGCTACACCTGAAATTCTACCCCCCTCTACAGTACTCTAGTTTGCCAGTTTCAAATGCAATTCCCAGGTTGAGCCCGGGGCTTTCACATCTGACTTAACAAACCACCTGCATGCGCTTTACGCCCAGTAATTCCGATTAACGCTCGCACCCTCCGTATTACCGCGGCTGCTGGCACGGAGTTAGCCGGTGCTTCTTCTGTTGCTAACGTCAAATGATGCTGCTATTCACAACACCACCTTCCTCACAACTGAAAGTGCTTTACAACCCGAAGGCCTTCTTCACACACGCGGCATGGCTGCATCAGGCTTGCGCCCATTGTGCAATATTCCCCACTGCTGCCTCCCGTAGGAGTCTGGACCGTGTCTCAGTTCCAGTGTGGCTGATCATCCTCTCAGACCAGCTAGGGATCGTCGCCTTGGTGAGCCCTTACCTCACCAACTAGCTAATCCCACCTGGGCATATCCTGACGCGAGAGGCCCGAAGGTCCCCCTCTTTGGCCCGTAGGCATCATGCGGTATTAGCCATCGTTTCCAATGGTTATCCCCCACATCAGGGCAATTTCCCAGGCATTACTCACCCGTCCGCCGCTCGCCACCCGAGAAACAAGTTTCTCTGTGCTGCCGCTCGACTTGCATGTGTTAGGCCTGCCGCCAGCGTTCAATCTGAGCCATGATCAAACTCTTCAATTAAAAGTTTTTTGAAGCTTGCGCTTCGGCTCAATGAATA
This Vibrio navarrensis DNA region includes the following protein-coding sequences:
- a CDS encoding heme biosynthesis protein HemY yields the protein MIRMIFLFVVLGAGLFAGTQFSGQQGYVLISVANSTIEMSVTTLVIFIVAALAGLFALEYLAKKVIYTSFTTWNWFSVRKMRRSRRYTNEGIIKLLEGDWKGAEKKVTRWANHHDMPLLCYLVASEAADGQGDKAKRDQYLALAAQQENAHLAVELTRAKQWVREGEFTQAFDTLQSLKSSHPNNPIVMDLLKTTYLELKLWQPLLDLLPSLQKSGHISQPEMERVSLQAHCGQLIDIATQKGSEGLIAYWNGLSKKLKLEETLITCFVQQLIARKADHEALTVIKEALKKTASSKLYALLPELNLSDSHPVIVLLEEATKRDNSNAEAHSALAQLYLREKKWALAQTHFEQALNVRSSVSDYAYLAEALEKQDLNKAAHEVSRKALTLVQNG
- a CDS encoding IS630 family transposase (programmed frameshift) — protein: MDSLNNIDFKKLASQQKSIQMKMRLLALAHFKDGHSRTQIAKFLMVSRTSVNKWVHTFLEEGLEGLKEKPRTGRPPFLTSEQREQLSQYIKDKANDTQGGRLTGADIHAYIVKEFGQHYHPDSIYYLLDHMGFSWITSRSKHPKQSQEVQDDFKKIFKIETILKIPGYIALEHVDVWFQDEARFGQQNTTTRLWAEKGTRPRAVKQQQFEYAYLFGSVCPARGIGEAMVVPWVNKEIMIEHLKQISAITEKGRHAVIIMDGASWHTNDIAEPFSNVSIIKLPPYSPELNPIEQVWSWLRQHYLANQSFTDYEDIVEKVCKAWNRFLDSTDRVSKMCIREWIDLTS
- a CDS encoding IS982 family transposase — its product is MDKLIETFCDVDDFCQLFIEQWQQQLIEIGELKRRRACKLSPAEIMTILIHFHQSHYRDFKSYYLLYVCRNLTKYFPNLLSYTRFLGMTASVVVPMCSYLTSKLGKPTGIQFVDSTKIEVCHIIRAKRNKVFEGVACHGKGTMGWSFGFKLHLIINHLGELVALKLTKGNEDDRKPVPEMADAIWGKLYGDKGYISKALTGELLDKGVELITTVRKNMKKKFLSLWDRALLKKRFIIGTVNDQLKNISYIEHSRHRSMHGFILNLLGGLIAYCLRDRKPSLDLTAQEFELLESNTNLEN